A window of the Planctomycetota bacterium genome harbors these coding sequences:
- a CDS encoding NPCBM/NEW2 domain-containing protein, whose product MKLFWTLVALVSLATTAAAQDAPEFIALTLDDGALQVGPIEGNDISFSSDGKTDVLLVERSDGAVFDAAVPHLWLVSTTSGERFVGRLVSADDAGVKLAAEGVGVLELSLDEIVAISKASARIDSSQQAIDRLVLRNGDTAEGFFAGLDDEGRFLLDTDADRLEIEADRVAGLVLAEGAASEPNDATVAVLLTDRSLIRAQEFELAGDRFRLVWQDRVMEGLAKRVLAVEPLGMQTVWVADMEPTSVTHAPFFTATHPPRIGRGLASSFDGDDLPSRSVTLRPSSTLTYEVPSGVTRLRGGVSILADASRPYADVAVRVVVGDRIAFEQESLTPDAGVVLFDVDLDGAETISLIVDFGGNLDVQDDVLFLRPILLP is encoded by the coding sequence GTGAAGCTCTTCTGGACGCTGGTCGCGCTCGTCTCACTCGCGACAACTGCCGCCGCGCAAGACGCACCGGAGTTCATCGCCCTCACGCTCGACGACGGAGCCCTTCAAGTCGGGCCAATCGAAGGCAACGACATTTCCTTCAGCAGTGACGGCAAGACCGATGTCCTGCTGGTCGAGCGGAGCGACGGTGCCGTCTTCGACGCGGCCGTACCGCACCTTTGGCTCGTCTCGACAACCTCTGGCGAACGCTTCGTTGGCAGGCTCGTTTCCGCCGATGATGCGGGCGTCAAACTGGCTGCCGAAGGCGTGGGCGTGCTGGAGTTGTCGCTCGACGAGATCGTCGCCATTTCGAAGGCGTCCGCCAGGATCGACTCGTCTCAGCAAGCGATCGATCGGCTCGTCCTCCGCAACGGCGACACGGCCGAGGGGTTTTTTGCCGGCCTTGACGACGAGGGCCGATTCCTACTGGACACGGACGCCGATCGCCTTGAGATCGAAGCCGACCGCGTGGCCGGCTTGGTCCTGGCCGAGGGAGCAGCGTCAGAGCCGAACGACGCGACCGTGGCCGTGTTGCTGACGGATCGATCCCTCATTCGGGCTCAGGAGTTCGAGCTCGCAGGCGATCGCTTCAGGCTCGTCTGGCAAGACCGAGTCATGGAGGGCCTGGCGAAGCGAGTCCTGGCGGTCGAGCCGCTCGGCATGCAGACCGTCTGGGTGGCGGACATGGAGCCGACGTCTGTCACACACGCACCCTTTTTCACCGCGACGCATCCGCCGCGCATCGGCCGTGGTCTCGCATCGTCTTTCGACGGCGATGATCTGCCGTCACGTTCTGTCACGCTGCGGCCGAGTTCGACGCTCACCTACGAGGTCCCCTCAGGCGTGACCCGACTCCGCGGCGGTGTCTCCATCCTGGCCGATGCGAGCCGGCCGTACGCCGATGTCGCCGTCCGCGTGGTCGTTGGCGACCGCATTGCATTCGAGCAGGAATCGCTCACGCCGGACGCGGGCGTCGTGCTGTTCGACGTCGACCTTGACGGGGCGGAGACGATTTCGCTGATCGTCGACTTCGGCGGCAACCTCGACGTTCAGGACGACGTCCTGTTTCTCCGGCCGATCCTGTTGCCGTAG